The sequence below is a genomic window from Draconibacterium halophilum.
CATATTTACAAAAAAGGATTTGGCGGCGATTTGTATCACCGAATGGGATGCTGGGATTACCCATACGATCAGCAACAGTATGATATTTACCGTTTGCAGGAAGCACAGAAATAGTTGAAAAGGGAAGCGTTTGGATTGTCTATTCTTCCCACTTTTTAAACACCAAAGTTGCATTGTGTCCGCCAAAACCAAAACTGTTGGTAATAGCAACATCAACGTTTGACTGAACACTTTGCCCGGTAACAATATTTATGGTTTTCGGAATTACCGGATCAATATCGGCAGTGTTAATGGTAGGTGTAATAATACCGGTTTCGATAGCTTTTATGCACAGAATAGATTCAACCGCTCCTGCTGCTCCCAGCAAATGTCCGGTCATTGATTTTGATGAAGTGATTTTCAGGTTCTCCGGGTTTTCTCCAAATAGCCTTCGTATGGCATTAATTTCACTGATATCGCCAATTGGCGTTGATGTGGCATGTGCATTCAGGTAATCCACTTCGTCGGGTTTTATCCCTGCTTCGTTTAAAGCAAACTCCATGGCCTTTGATGCGCCCTCGCCTTCGGGATGCGATGCTGCTACATGGTAGGCATCCGATGTCATAGCTGCGCCCACAATTTCAGCGTATATTTTTGCGCCGCGCTTTTTAGCGTGGTCGTAATCTTCCAGTATCAATGTTCCGGCACCCTCTCCTAGCACAAAACCATCGCGGTTTACGTCAAATGGTCGCGATGCCTGTTCGGGATGCTCGTTATTCACTGAAAGGGCGCGCATAGAATTAAAACCACCTATTCCCATTTCAATGATTCCGGCCTCAGAACCTCCGGTTACAAAAACCTTTGCCTTACCCAATTTTATATAGGTGTAGGCATCCATAATGGCGGTGTTTGATGTGGCACAAGCCGACGATGTGGTAAAACTCATTCCTTTCAGACCATACTTTAGCGAGATCATTCCTGCTCCCATATTTATGAGCATTTTTGGTCCCAGCATCGGACTAAAACGAGGTATTCCTGTTTTGGCATAAACTTTCACCTCTTTCTCGAAATAATCCATACCTCCCTGGCCCGTTCCCCAAATCACACCAATATCGTACGGATCCATGCTTGCCAAATCAAGGCCACTATCTTTTAAGGCTTCGCCGGTGGTAACCATTCCGTACTGCGAAAACAGGTCGGAAAATTTAATATCCGACCGATCTAAATGTTCCTTTACATGAAAGTCTTTTAACTCGCAGGCAAATTTTGTTTTAAAATTGGATGTATCGAATTTGGTAATGGGTACAGCACCGCTTTTACCGCTTACTGCATTTTTCCAAAATTCGTTTATGTTATTGCCGATAGGCGTTAAAGCTCCAAGGCCGGTTATTACAACTCGTCGTTTTTCCATAATAAAAAAGCATTTCCTTTTTGCCAGGTGTGCTCAAATTGTTGCGATCTAGTTTAAGTTTTTATCACAACCCATTTGCTGTTGTTGTGATTTACAAACAAATATAAACACTTATACCGATTAGCAATTTAATTGAGGCTCAAATTCCTTTTTCGCATTACGACTTTTCAATTGGTTCTCGACATGAACCATTCGATTTTCAGCGTATTGTTTAAAGCTCACTTTGTTGGTTAAATATGAAAAAACAGCCTGGTACAAACTTCTGATTTAATCCAGTGTAATCCGGTTCAAATGCAATCCTTCGCTTTGAATGGATCGGGCATATTTAACTGCAGGTTTTCCGAAAAGCAATATATATCCCAACTCATGATCTTCCGGAATTCCAATTTGTTTTCCTAACTCAGGAGCAATAACTTTCAGCACCATTTTTATAAAACCATTCCATAAGGTTCCTATCTCACAAGCATTGGCAAGCAACTCGAAATAACTCAATGCAATGTGGCAATCGGCATCGGGTGATGCTGTAGTTTTTGGTGCCGAAGTAATTAAAACATGTGGTGCATCACGAAAAAGAACATCGATTTGTTTACTTTCCCATAAACGTTGCAAATCGTTTAAAAAGGCCATACGTTCGGGTAATTTACCTGCCGCATTTGCGTTTTTAATCGATTCATAAACTGCATTTCGCAGTTGACTTAACTCGTTCTTCGACTCGGTTACAGAGAACAAAACTCCATTTTTGTTGTGCCCCGTTGGAGCATAAGCAGCTGTTGCCAGCAATTCGTGAATGAATTCCTTTTCCAGTTCTTCGGGTTTAAACTTACGTATTGAGCGACGCGTTTTTATTAATCGTGCCAGTGCTTCCGGTTCAACAATATTCTTCTTAACAGGAATGCTGTCTTCCGGCCTTTTACCCCATATGGAAAGCGCAGCCGTTGGACAAATAGCCAGACAATGCTGGCATTTTATACATTGCGCTTCTTTACCTTCTTTTATTTCAGGATATTCGGTTTTTGGATTGATAACCAATGTTGGACAATCGGCCGCACACAAACCACATTGCGTGCAATTTTCCTTATCTATTATAAAATCTATCATTTTCGGTTTTTGTTTTTCTAAGTTGCAAAGATAGCAGTAGAGTTGAGACCAGACTCTTTAAGTTTTCGCTGCAGAACTAAAACAAAAAAGAGGTAACATTTAGCTGCCTTGCTATTCATTAGCTGCCTTAATATGAGGGTTTGGTTGACACGCCGTCCACTAATAATTATTTGATATAAAAAGATTCTTTCGCTTCATTTTATTTCGCTCAGAATGACAACTAGATAGGGAGTTAAGTAGAGGGGATATTTTGGCGGTAAAACCGCCAAAATATCCCCTCTACAAACTAACACGTTAAAACCTTTGTCATTCCGAACAAAGCGAGGAATCTCTTTCTCGTTTAGTGAACACTGCTAATTAAATAATCATTTTAACTTATTCTTTTCATGCGGGTCATGGCTTAATACTTCCACTTATTAGCCAGCTTCACCAGCGATAACATTATCGGCACTTCAACCAAAACACCCACTACTGTTACCATTGCCGCCGGAGATTCTAGCCCGAATAAAGCAATTGCAACCGCCACCGCCAGCTCGAAAAAGTTACTGGCACCAATCATTGCTGCCGGTGAACAAATGGCGTGTGGCAATTTTAATTTCCGCCCGCCAAACCAGGCAATAAAAAAGATAAAATAGGTTTGAATAACCAGCGGAATAGCAACCAGAACAATAATCAATGGATTTTGAATGATGATATTTCCTTGAAAGGCAAACAACAAAACCAGTGTTAACAATAAGGCAATTATTGAAACCGGTTTAAATTTCGTTAGAAATTCGTTCTTAAACCATGCCTCTCCTTTTCGTTTAACAAGCATTTTGTGTGTTATGTATCCTGCCAGAAGCGGAACAACCACAAACACCACAATGCTTGCAACAAGTGTGTCGTAAGGAATGGTAATATTTGTTATGCCCAACAACAATCCAACTATTGGAATAAAAGCTACCAAAATTATCAGGTCGTTAACCGAAACCTGTACCAGCGTGTAGTTTGGGTCGCC
It includes:
- the fabF gene encoding beta-ketoacyl-ACP synthase II translates to MEKRRVVITGLGALTPIGNNINEFWKNAVSGKSGAVPITKFDTSNFKTKFACELKDFHVKEHLDRSDIKFSDLFSQYGMVTTGEALKDSGLDLASMDPYDIGVIWGTGQGGMDYFEKEVKVYAKTGIPRFSPMLGPKMLINMGAGMISLKYGLKGMSFTTSSACATSNTAIMDAYTYIKLGKAKVFVTGGSEAGIIEMGIGGFNSMRALSVNNEHPEQASRPFDVNRDGFVLGEGAGTLILEDYDHAKKRGAKIYAEIVGAAMTSDAYHVAASHPEGEGASKAMEFALNEAGIKPDEVDYLNAHATSTPIGDISEINAIRRLFGENPENLKITSSKSMTGHLLGAAGAVESILCIKAIETGIITPTINTADIDPVIPKTINIVTGQSVQSNVDVAITNSFGFGGHNATLVFKKWEE
- the arsB gene encoding ACR3 family arsenite efflux transporter, whose product is MSNGKKQIGFFEKYLSLWVAICIVVGIGIGHFAGDSIQILSNLEIFKVNIPVALLIWAMIYPMMLQVDFSSIKNVGKRPKGLILTLIVNWLIKPFTMAFFAWIFFAKIYSAFISPEQAGEYIAGAILLGAAPCTAMVFVWSYLTNGDPNYTLVQVSVNDLIILVAFIPIVGLLLGITNITIPYDTLVASIVVFVVVPLLAGYITHKMLVKRKGEAWFKNEFLTKFKPVSIIALLLTLVLLFAFQGNIIIQNPLIIVLVAIPLVIQTYFIFFIAWFGGRKLKLPHAICSPAAMIGASNFFELAVAVAIALFGLESPAAMVTVVGVLVEVPIMLSLVKLANKWKY
- a CDS encoding nitroreductase family protein, with product MIDFIIDKENCTQCGLCAADCPTLVINPKTEYPEIKEGKEAQCIKCQHCLAICPTAALSIWGKRPEDSIPVKKNIVEPEALARLIKTRRSIRKFKPEELEKEFIHELLATAAYAPTGHNKNGVLFSVTESKNELSQLRNAVYESIKNANAAGKLPERMAFLNDLQRLWESKQIDVLFRDAPHVLITSAPKTTASPDADCHIALSYFELLANACEIGTLWNGFIKMVLKVIAPELGKQIGIPEDHELGYILLFGKPAVKYARSIQSEGLHLNRITLD